The Nicotiana sylvestris chromosome 6, ASM39365v2, whole genome shotgun sequence genomic sequence ACTAAAACAACTTAAACGATGGACACTGGAAGCTGGACACTAAGGGGACATCCTTTAGGGGATGCTGGAGGAAGGGGGCTTGGAAGAGGAAGCAAGGGTTTGGAGGACAAGATCCATGCGAGAATTTGCGGATGCAGTCTTTCTTTCAGGTCCTCCACCTGCTTCCTAAATTTAGCATTCTCTTTTGTTAGGCAAGAAACCTCTGAGCTATGAAAAATACTAGAACCAGGTGTCTCTTGTAGCTGACTGAGCACTCTCAAGAATCGCGTTCCTAGCCTTCAACTTCTGGATCTCCTCTATGGCACTATTCTGAGCATTTATCAGTTAAGAGATAATGGATGTACTTCCAACTTCTCCGACCTTGCCAATACGCTTACACTCCTACAGAGTGATCTTGGAGAAAGATTGCTTTTTAGTGTGCACTTTGCCCTATCCCAGAGGCACTTTGAAGAAATCGAAGATCTTTATGAGAAGAAACCCATAAGGTAACCCAGGATTGCCATCCTTAAGGTTTGCCACCTTCTACATATGCTCAATCATTATCCCAGGCAAATTGATGGTGGTAAATCCATCCAAGGCTTCCATAAGGATCAGGTCAGCTTTGGATGCAATTGATCTTCTCTCAGCGTGGGGAAGCAACATTTTTTTAACCATTTTAAAAAGCAACTGATATACTGAAAGGAGTGCCTTCTTATGCACATGTTCCCCATGTTGGATTGCCTTGTACTTGACAATGGCATTTCTGAAGTTCGACGTGCAGGCACCCTGAACATAAGACAATCCTTCAACAGGGACACTCATAATTGACCCTAATAAGGTAGAGTCCATCACTATGTTCACCCAATTTATCAACACATAGATTTGATCATCCTCTACTGTGAAGAGGTTAGTATAAAAACTCCGTACCTCCTCCTCATACACTTTGGGAACATCATTTGTAAACAATTTAGTCCATTGTTGAAAATCACAAATTCCATTAACTGTCTCATCCCAGCAAATTCTAGAATGTCAGGGGTAAATGTGCGGCCCCACagtaccttctcatttctcaaCTTCTTTTTCTCAGAACTCATAGACTCACCACTTTTTGCTTTCTTGTTAGTACCAGGTTCCTCATCATCATCCATTTTTTTGGACCGACTTATGAGTATGTTTACCCTTCTCCACTAATTTTTTATGCATATGTTCACCAGATATTTCCATTTCTTCAACATCAGACTTGTCACCACTTTCTTTCATTGTCTTGTCACCAGAAACACCAACTTTTCACTGGAAGCAACATCAGCACTCTTGGAAGGAATTTCAATACTTGTAGGAGTGTGTCTTATAGattgagagtgagagtgtttcTGCTTCGAGGACTTGTAGGtcaaggaactaggttcctcttCTGCTTCCTCATCCACATTCACCACAGGGACGACCTTTTCATGCACAACTTTTCCATCGTTTACCAGCCTTCTCTTTCTCTTACTCCTTAGACTTTTCTTGAGAGTAGACTCCAGAACCTCCTTTTTCTGCAATCGTGTAGTGGGTCACTTAGGAATTGGCTCTGGAGCTGCAACTGTCTTACTCCTAGCCCTAATAAAACTAGCAATCACCAAATCATCTATGTCTTCTTCACTATCATACTTCATCTCAGGCACTACCATATTTAGAGGCTCAGCATAGAAGTGGGAGAAAAATAACAAGATCAACACTGACTTGGGGAGATGGCCCCTGACCTGGATCCTTTGCGGAGGGATCAGGTTCATCACTTGGGACCCCACTAGTGTCATCTTGAGTCGATTGTTCATATGGAATAAGTGCTCCCCATCCTCCTCTGTACTGAGGCTCTTCCCCCTGACACTCAGACCCTCATCCACCTTCTTATATAACAACCACTTCTGAAGCAAGGGAAAGCATATTTTTTATTTCCTCATTTTCTTGTGGTTTCAAGGAAATTTTAACATCAAGAGGACTGATACTTGCAAAATCGCAACCGGTCATGATTGTCTCAGCCTTTTCATGACTAATCACTAGATTTTCACTAGAAGGCTCATCCATGGAGAGAGTGATATTTCCTAAATTTTTTCTTGAACAAGGTCCCCTTGTTTACCCTGTTCACTCTGTTTGACAGGTGAGACTGGAGGAGGACAAACATTCTCAGAATTGCTCGGAGTCATATCTTCGTGACTGTGATAAGGAACAAAATCGAAGTGGGTAGGAGAGGGAGTGGAGTGTGGAGGAGACTCTGCTTTATGGTTTGGACTAGTTATTGTATTGAGGGAGGAGTCTACTGCGGGAATGCTAACTGGTATGGACTAAATGATAGTATTGTCAGGTACACTCGGGGTTGCTTGATTTTCAAACATGGTGAAGTTGTACTCGAAGGGTTTGCCGATTTAGAAGAGAGAAGACAAGGAGAAGGTTTTGAATTTGGAAATGAAGGTTTTTGATGTTGATAGACTCATTTATGATGAGGGACCGGTTCTGAAATGGTGGCAAAGTTTGCTTGGGGAGTTGTATGGTTCAGAGCAGAGACGTTTTGGATGAAAAGACACAACGTAAAGAGACTAACACACTGATAATGTGGCATTGTTTTTGTCCATTTTAAATTGTGTATCAGAGAACATAGAAGACACTAACCTGTGTCAGTAGAACCAGGTTTCTTGACGAGTCTTACAAGTGAGTCTAGCCCATTTTACTAGTATGTACTGCATCAACTAATCTGTAGTCATCATGTATGTCTACCTGTAACGGTATAGAAATGAGTTAGACTTGgccagaaaatactttagctaattttacctgtATATGACTTTCATAACCAATTATTTGCAACCAGGTCCTCAGTTGAGTTTTATCAACCCCAGTGCCATGCGatttttctcaaaatgttttCTTCTCAGGGCTTTGGTGAAGATGTCAGTAACTTGATCTTTAGCAATCAATGTACTTGGCCATGTTGAGTTGGACTACTTTTAGTCATGATTGTGTGCACTTATATTGTCGCACAAGCGTGGTACATTGAGTGTATACCCCAAGGTTTTCCGTTACTGCTTGATCCACAACAATTAAGCATAGCAGGAGGTAGCCTTTACATATTATGCTTCAGTTGTTGAGAGTTCCATtgaattttgcttccttgtaCCCCATGAGATAAGTCAGGAACCCAGAGAGTGTGCTATTCTAGATgtgcttttcctatccaccaGATAACCTACATGATCATTATTAGCATACCTAGTGATATCAAGTCATCACCTGAAGGATAGTAGAGAACGAGGTCCTGTGTTTGTTTAAGACATCTCAAAATTCTTTCAGCAACCTTCAGATAAGACTCATTTGGATTTGACTGAAGGCTTGCACAAAAACCCATTCTGAGCACAATGACTGGTCTGCTTGCAGTGAGATACAAGAGTGATCTAGTGATGCCTTTAAGCACGTTTTGATTTACCAGAGCTCAATGACCGGTCTACTTGCAGTGATATACAAGAGTGATCCAGTAATGCCTTTAAGCATGGTTTGATTTACCGGagaaccaggttcatccatgtGTAGATGTGTTATTGTGGCAATGGTAGTTTCGATGACTTTTGACGATGTACTTCTACTAACTTATTAATGTTCCAGAATACCCGCTTGGTTCCTATATCAGCTCAATCTACAGGTCATGAAACCAGGGACCATACCTTGAACTGTATCAATAACTCTACTTTCAGATTTTGTTATTGTAATCGTGGGGCCAAGTTCCTCGTTAGTGGATGGAGAAGCAGTTGTATTAGCTTTACTGAATTCCTTGACATGAGTTATCATGTATGCCTTCCCATTTTCCATGTTAACAACTTCACCTTGAATCAATAAGAGTTCTCCATCTTCATCAGCATTCCTGTCCCTTTTTGAGACGAGCAACCCAGGAAGATTCATCTCTTTTAGCATCAAACTTTCCAGGCTGATCCTTGTCATTGTTGATAACATAAAATTTGTAGTCAATTGTCCTCAAATGAGTTAACATCTTTGGTGAAGACGTTTGTAATTGCTGTAATATTGACTACgtcatatcttcaagagtcctgttcttCTTTCCACatttccattttgttgtggtgttctTGGAGCTGAGAAATTGAGTAATCCCTCTTTCAATGCAATATTTATCCACTCTGGCATTATCAAAACTTGTTTTATGATCTGATCTGATGCAAGCCACATTTTTTCCCCTCTTCACGTAGATCTTCTTGACAGAACCCACAAATACTTGAAAAGTCTCATTCTTGGTTCTAAGGGACAGAGTCTAGGTGAACGTGGAGTATTCGTTTAATATTAAGATATATCTTCTTCCTCATCTGCTCGGCACCTTCATTGGTCAACATAGATCCATATGAAGAAGATCAAGTGTCCTTGAGGTGTTGACTTCTCCTTTTGGGCTTGAATGAAGATCTGACATGCCTTCCTCTTGCACAAGCGTCGCAAATTTGTGTTCCTTGAAGCTTGACTTGGGCAAACCATGAACTAGGTTCTTCTGGACCAGTTTATTCAGTAGTGAAAAACTTGCATGCCCCAGGCCTTCTATGCTATATTTCAGCATCGATATCAATAACTCTCGAACAACTTAGATCACCACTTTGCAGAGACTTATAATAAGCAACTCAaaaattcttatatctttttgGCTACAAGTATCACCTTATCAGTTATAAGATTTGTGACTGtgcatatcttggacaagaattaCACTTTATTTCCCTTGTCACATATCTTTCAACTCTTAAAGTGTCCCCCTTTTAGCTATTTTCAAAAGGCACACTCTCTCCTTGTAGGGTTTTTAGTGAAAGAAAATTGATCGTATTTTCAGTCATGTCCCTTGAGTAGCCGCTGTCCATATATCATTGTTGGCTGCTCCCTTTCACTGCtccctacaaagaaaatcaagggttagatttaggaacccaaacgagTTTGGGCCCCTTGTAATGAGAGAAGGGATGCATGAGTGCTATTTTGGTCCAAGCAGGTAGTATGTGTTTCCTATTTGATGGATTAGGTCCTCTAGCAGTAGTTACTTttttagaaaagtcttttttttctgATAAGACTGAACCCTGGCCATGCAATTTTCCTTGAGGTGCCCATTGTTACCACAGTGGGTACATAGCCAATTGTCGGTTACGGTAACGTATttgctatgagggttgtaggGAATATTTTCCCTTTGAAACCTAATCCTCTGCTTGTTTCCCCCGTTAGTGTACATGGCAGTAATAAcatcagaggaccaggtccacttaagtGATTTTTCAAGGTCACTCTTCATTTTCCCTAGTTCTTCTTGAAGCTTTGCTTTTCTCAAGCTCAGCACACAAACTGGTCTTTACCAAatttaactcattttcaagcttaatgtgtgcctcacttgcaacttcctttccCTTCTCAGTGTTTCCAGGCCTATTTTCCATTTTAAGTTCCTTAATTGTCTCTTTCAAgtctactaccaccactactaggTCATCTCTCTCTTGTTCAACGATAGAAACTCTCCCAGTTtaagtttccttttctttacTTACACACTCAATGATTTCGTCTAAGTCCACCACAATAACCATTAGATCAACTCTTTCATGTTCTATACTGGCAATTTTCTCATCTAAGGCATCCTTTTCATTTTTCAGATTCTCTACTGTTTTTTTCAAATCAACTACAATGACTACTAGGTCATCTCTGGCTTGTTCAGCTTCCCCTAATTCCATAGTTAATGCATATTTATCATTTATTAGACTATGGTACGCATCAATTAATACATTTACTAATGGCATGAGCTTTTTAGGAGAGTAAGAttttagatttctctgaacatccagaaaatttacctcatcaccgtcgtcatcttcatcatcatcatcttattGAGCCATTAAAGCAAAGATTGAATCATACTTAGTTGTTTCATTTTCCACTTCCATCATTGAACTACCACCATGATCAATTTCTTCTTCAGATTTGCTGGAAGAGTCTCATCATGCAGCAAAAGGTTGCTTTACAACATTGTCAGCATCATTCCTTCTCCTGAAACATTTATCAAGAACCGGATTCCTCTTGGCTTCTTTGTCAAAGTTGTTATTGTACTGATATTGCTTTAGGAGAGGGAAATCCTTGATGAAGTGTCCTGGCTTGCCAAATTTATGATAGAGGTCATAATTTCTTGGTTTACTAGAGCTTCCTCTTTTCGGAATGCATTTATTCCTGCGAAccattttctaaaatcttcttgGCAAGTAAGCTATATCACCGTGCTCACCAGTTGATTCATTGTTGTCCATCTTTAGGACCAGGTTCTTCTCTCTCTTGGGCTCTCTtatttcattttccttctttttctttatttcataagtTTTCAAGTTTTCAACAAGTTCATCCATTGCCAGTGTCTGCAAGTCCATCGCCTCTGTAATGACCTTtactttgctttcccaagaactgGGCAGTACACTAAGGATTTTCCTAACAAGCTTGTTTCTCAGAATATTTCACCAAGAGAGTGAAGCTCATTGATGATTGAGGCGAATCGAATGTGCACTTGGATGGATTCATCATCTTTCATTCTGAAAAGCTCATATTCAATTGTGAGCATATCAATTTTGGATTGCTTCACCTGTATTTGTTCCCTCGTGAGATGTCCGAAGAGCCTCCCAGATTTCTTTTGCTGATTGACATGCTAATATCCTGTTATATTCATCAGGACCAATACCACAAACACGAATTTTCTTTGCACAAAAATTCTTTTCTATGGCCTTTCTATCAGCATCATTGAATTCCTTCCTCATATTGGGAATGGCTACAGTTGGGTCGCCAAGGTTCTTGGTAGGGACAAAGGGTCCGTCACATATGACATCCCATAGCTCAGAATCTTCAGCCATGATGAAGTCGTTCATCCTAGTTTTCCGCCATCCATAATATTGGCCGTTGAACTTTGGAGGTCTGTAAGTAGACTGGCCTTCTTCGAAGTTTGGAGGAGCAGCCATGatgatcctttctaggtgttaacctgatagaaagaacctgttctgataccaattgatagaatataagggtccaccaaactctatagagaacTAGGTTCTCTACCAGGTTCAATAGAACACACACACAACAATAAGTAAATGACAAGAGGAATTTAACGTGAAAAATTCCCAGCTCAACGggataaaaaaccacgacctgcacttgtaggatttcaacttcactactgagcaacttttagattacaatCTATGCAaactaggaattaaactcttaatcccttacTAACTTATAacatacctattacaagccactttgtaatacctctattacaaagacttcacaaCTTGACTTactctagccaagactcaaacacACAGGTTTAAGATTTACAAAAAGGTTTCCTACACATTGCTTCTATGTAAGCTAAGTAGGAGTTACAAGTAAGAACAttaacaaagttacaactcaactaaggacatataaTAACTTGATGTGGGAACTGGTCCATAGttgttttgttctttgttcttgaagcacTTGAGAGTTGCTCGTTGGATGGTCACGTGAGTGAGCTTGAGTGAAATCTCTAAGTGTTCAAGTAAagtgttttaccttccttgatgttaataatacatgtgtgacatcacttactatgatgtaagcaaggtaggtaaaaagtcttCCGCAGAAAGTTGACTGCTATACTATTCCTGTactgtagcgtgtgcaggcagcaactttccagctggagagttgacttcatacaatcacctcgggaactggtagggacctgttccctcagctgttccttcTACTTTGAGGAGTTGAACCATATCCCAAGGTGGAACCTTGTGATATTAAGGTCTTGAGAATGTGTGACAGATTCCTTATTTGGTTcttgatagtaagtttgttagatcatcaaaacataaaacaaaGTACCTATGACCAAGATACTTGTAACCTATCATAAATACATTGCATTTTGCTGGAACGTTAGAGCTCAATTTATATGAATATCTATATCTATGTTATTATAAAAGTACAAATATTGTACGCTAAATGTTGAACGACTAAAATATCCTTGAAATATTGATCGACTTTTATGCCCTTAATTATTTGTTTAATGAAGCAAGTTAGAGGTGGATATAATTGTATTTAATCTATTGAAAGCTCTAGATCGAAGTGTAGTTGAAGAATCCATGTTTGCCAAGAATACGTTTTGCTAATGAGCGTCAATTCTAATAGGAATTCATTGCATCGTTGATGACTTTCTCTATTCCTTCTAACAATTATTTTTAGCTTTTAAAACGCTATATCACAAAAATTGTTCAGGACTTAAATACAGAGACGAAGTTTCTTTTTCATCTTCATGATTTCCAACTTCACATATTCTTTATCTCCTGCAAGATGGTGTTTTATTCTTCAGGTTATTAAAGCTATTTCTCTATCTGGGATTTTgcctttttaaattttttttatatgaaaaaatCATATTTTAAATCTTTAGATAATAAAGTAATGTCTATACATTGATTAGTTTCCTCCTTATTTTCCTTGATGCACATTGTGTCATGTTCGTTGATAACTTTTgttggtattttctatattataaCTGTATTTGTGAAATTCCAAATAATaagaatataaaaaatatttgcCTAACATGTCCTAATTTCTTAATGTGATAGGTATTTGAGAGTGTGAATTCGGGGTACTCAGAGATGAAAATTATGGTAAATATTGTGGTTTAGATTGTTATATTTTTGTGAGCAGAACGCAGAAATTGTTCCTCCAAAATTAGACTGTTTAAATATACTGCAGGAAttcttttttaattattattactcTTAGTTCTGTTATGAGTTTGTTAAACGAATATAGAGATTTTGAAATTTGGCCTGCTTGGAACACATGATAATTGTTAAGGTTAGAACTTAGAAGCTTTCGTCCTCTTGCTCAAATGTATATGAAAGTTTTACTACTGCATAGTATGTCATCTTCTACATTAATGTACTATGTTGTCGAGCTAACTTTTgttggatttttttattttttcttctatttttttattttttttgcttttatgGGTATCTTGTCATTTGGTATAAAAAGTTAAATTTTATATTGGATTCTTACTTctgtctttctttttcttctcctttaTAATATTTCATAAGTTTAGAATATATAAACACACTTTCATaagttaggtggcgactcttcaaattcaaatacccaattccctaaAGGAAATAAATTGTTCAAGCATTGAAGGGATGTATTTTGGGATGCATTCTGGGAACAAAGAGAACAAGTTTCTCAAGGAGTTGGGAATAAGTGTGTCAATTATATAGTAAAACGGGTTGAAGAATATCATACATTCTATTTTAGCATTCTTAATGGTATGATAAATCACATCGCATTATCCGTATAGTTCGCCGCTAATAAAATTGTATGAAATGAAactagcatatatatatatatatatatgcgcgcGCGGGGCGTGTGTAGAGCAAAATTTAATTCACCATTGGTATTTAAAGTCTACTTTGAATTGGCAAAAAGTACCTACCGCGTGTTTATTTCTGAGACTAAAGTCTTTTTAGATCAAGTTAAAGATTTAAACTGTAATgatccgatcggtcgttttgagctctagtgcgtcgttcagcagtttgaggccattagtagcttcacttcaggcattatgacttgtacgtgtggtcggaattgaatttcgggaagttcggagttggttttgaaagaaaatcctcatttcaaaagctttaagttggaagaattaactaaggttggatttttgagtaaacggcctcggaatcgggatttaaaGATTCTCacgggttcgtatgatgattttggacttgggcatatgttcggtTCGAGTTTTGAATGACCTGGGAGCGTTTTGGTGCCCGTTGTAGAAGTTGGCAtattggaagaatttcataatttttagttgaagtgcatttcaatgttctcaatgtccgtttgggatttcgagtctgagaatagctccatatgatgattctggtattgggagcgcgttcGAAAGTCGATTTGaaggttcgtaggtcattttggagttgtTTGgagaaagttaaaaatttgaaggttttcgagaagtttgaccgaaagtggacttttttatatcagggtcggattccgattccggaagttggagtaggtccataatgttgaatatgacttgtgtgtaaaatttgaggtcaatcggacgtgatttgataggtttcgacatcgaatgcacaagtttgaagttctaaagttcattaagcttgaattatgGCGCAtttcatgatttcgatgttgcACGATGTGATTTAAagactcgactaagttcgtaatgtattttgggacgtgttggtataattggttgaggtcccgagggcctcggtgGAATCCGAATGGTAAACGGATCGAGTTTGGACTTGGAAGAAGAGCCGAGGGCTGCTGTCACTTGGTGTAACCGCACCTTGGAGGCTTTGGCCGTAGGTGCGGAGGTCGCAAAAGCGACATAGGAGCTACAGAAGCGGAGCAGGTCGCCCAGGtgaaggaccgcaggtgcggagttTTTGGCCGCATCTGCGCAAGCGCAGAAGCGGAAGAAGGCGCAGAAGCGGAATGGGTCTCGCAcctgctgtcgcgcccccttttttcctcgcggagtccgggtttcgacattcattgggaacaattCATTTCCTttagggaattgggtatttgaatttgaagagtcgccacctaacggatttaaggtgcgttaggacacctaggGCAAATAACTCATGAAACCGGTTTGCACTACCAGAGACttaggtaagggctcgaaataaccttgaggggaaggtattaggcacccctcgaggtccacaatagTAGGTCCTGACCGAActcaaattatgtgaattagtcatttaacagataggcaatctaagcacacatataagaTAAAAGGAAGTTTAACAGataagcagtctaagcacacacaTGTAAATAAGACGAGGGAAGTCCTAGGtatgttagcctataggatcacatctgtacaatacccggtaagccttcctcaactataggggttacacgtggcattaacgcacaggtcatcatattctttactacccaattaccctccccttggtcatagcctaaagcgttctagcaaccttaagatGTATCTTATGCGTACACTACCCGCCCCTTTAGTTATATAGTCtcggaggtatttaggacttctaggtaaggtggatctagactctcctgcagtaattaaaaggagaaaactctaggcgataaacaaaacacgtaggactggaCCAAGGATAGAACAGTcaaaaggctcacattttacctccacaaatagagcaagtaagtgcacgtctcaagcagcagatttcagatatttcagaGAGGtcc encodes the following:
- the LOC104229937 gene encoding uncharacterized protein; translation: MAAPPNFEEGQSTYRPPKFNGQYYGWRKTRMNDFIMAEDSELWDVICDGPFVPTKNLGDPTVAIPNMRKEFNDADRKAIEKNFCAKKIRVCGIGPDEYNRILACQSAKEIWEALRTSHEGTNTGEAIQN